The sequence below is a genomic window from Cellulosilyticum sp. I15G10I2.
ATTCTATACCTCTTTTCAAAGTCCTATACTTCATTATAAGTTATACTTTATGCGATACCAAATAGCGATAGAGTACTTTAAGTCAGATGCTTAAAACATTTTCTTATAATTAAAGGGCATTTAGATATGCGAGATTGATATCTTTTATTGAATCAACTGTTATGTCAGCTTTTGATAAGTCTTGATTGCCGGAATTTGGGTTGCAAAAACCTATGCACTTCATCCCGGCAGATTTAGCAGCCAGCGTACCATTTTTAGAATCCTCAATGACTACACACTGATCACTCTTTAAATGAAGTAATTCAGCTGTTTTAATATAGATATCAGGAGCGGGTTTGCCTTGTGGCACTTCCTCTCCGCTTACAATAACTGAAAAGTAATCTAGGATATTAAATTTTGTCAGTACGGCCTTAATAAAAGGCATGGCAGATGAAGAAGCTAACGCTATTTGAATATTATGCACAGCCAAAGTGTGCAATAGTTCAGTAATCCCTTCAATAGGCGCTATAGTCATAGTATTTATACGTTCTATTTTAGCCTTTAATTGACTATCAAGAATAGCTTCGACTGTTTGCTTTAAATCATAGGGGACTTTAAGCTCAGCCCACATTTCAGGGCTTGTCATGCCCACATATTTATCTAGCTCTTCTTTTGTAATTGTAACACCAGAGTCGTTCATAGTGGCTTCATCCACTTCAAAGTGAATAGGCTCACTATCAATAATAACCCCATCCATGTCAAATATGACAGCCCCTATCATGAAAATAACTCCTCTAATGCTCTAGCAGCTGTATAAATGCTTCCAACGCCAGAAATAAAGTATGTGACACGAAGCGTATCCATAATTTCTTCCTTTGAAGCACCGGCTTCTATTGCGCGTTTAGCTAAGGTTTTGACACCATCAACAGCTCCGTGTGATGCGTCTAGAGCCAATGCAATCAGCAGTTTTTCTTTTAAGGGAAGCGTACTTTCTTTAAAAGCCAGCGCTCTTGATGCTGTTATAGTATTAAATAACTCTTCATCGTTTTTTTGAATGATTTCTAATGGATTTTTATTCATTGTTTTAATCTCCTTTTAATTAGTGGTTTTATAATAGTAATACGATGCTACAATATATTCATTACCTTATAGGACAAAAATTAGTCTAAAGTTTGAGAGGTAAATAGTTTATTAATAAGAAAAGGTTTGCCATGGGCAGGATATATTTTTTTTGCCCCATATTCTTTTAATCTATTCCAACTCTTATAGACTTCTTCGATATTGTCTATATATATAGGTCTGTACTTAATACCGCACCACTGTAAAAAGTTCATAGCAGCATCACCAACGAAGGCGTTACCATTATCAAGAACAACAGATATAGAATCATCAGTATGGCCAGGTGTATAGATGATTTTGCCATTGATACCTATTTGTCTAAGAATCTCTGATTGATCATCAGAGATAATAACATCGCTATTAGAGAGATCTACAGATGGATACTCAAAATTTTTATGAAATAAAAGAAAGGCAGAGAAAACAAATTTAATACGTTTATTTACTGGAGACATAGAATCTAGAGAGACGCCATTTTTTAAAGGAACTACAGCATTTTTATGTACTATTAGCCTGCACCCAGCTGCTTTAACAAGGTGTGCTGCAAATCCTGCATGATCATCATGATGATGAGTTAATAAAAGATACTTGATTTTAGAAAGGACTATGCCCAGCTTATTCATTATTTTAACAAATTTATGATAGTCACTGGAATAGCCAGTATCGATCAATAAGTAGCCATCAGCGCATGCTAGTAAATAGCATTTAGTGATACCTAGGTCCAAACAATAAAAAGATTGATTCATTAAAGAACTCCCTTCTTTAATATAAAATACCTAATTAATCCTGTCCATATTGCCTTTCGTGATTTCTTTTTGAAAACAGCACATAGAGAAAAGGAAGAAAAAAGGTCGGGATAATACATAGATAAGCATTTAAGTCTGATAGTTGTATTAAAACGCCAAAGGCGCTTGAGTATATTTTTAAAGGAACAAAGAGAACTAAATCCACAAACATCATAAGAGGGTTGAGGCCCATAGTTTGAAATAACTGCTCCAAGGCGAATACAGTAATATAATAAATACTTACAACTGCTGCAGATTTTGCAGTTTCCTTTCGCGTCATATCCTTAAAGCAGAAAATACCTGTAATCACAAATAATATGAGAGACGATATGGCCTCTAATGTTGTTATCATGGTTTCCATTTCAAAAGTGAATTCAGATGTAACTTTTACGGTGCTGAAAATGTATATGTAAGAAATAATAGATAGAATAATCCCTGTAACAATAGAAATAATCATAATTCTCCAGAGTTTTTTCTGCATGCTACACCCCCTTTTTTAATACTAATTTCAAGCCAAAGCCAATCATAACGAGGCCAACTATTACGTTTAAGATATCTAATAACAATTGTGATAAGAAAGTATTTATAACACTACCTGCAAGGGCAATTCCACTAAGAAAAATAACTGTGGCTAGGATGCAACCTATCCCAAATAAAATAAGTTGATATTTATCCATTTTTTTATCAATAGCTTCTGCTGAGAATACGCCACTCCAAAAGATAACGGTAAGAGGATTTGAAGCAGTAAGGAGAATGCCATAAAAGAAAATGTTTTTTGCACTCATATTAGAGAACAACTGTATACTTGGGAGAATAGAATAATTAAAAACATTTATTATGATATTAAATCCAAATAACGTAAGAATAAGACACCCAAATATTTTAATAAATTGCTGTATTCTGGTATTCTTTAAAACAGCAGCCACTCCACATCCTGCTAATGCAATATATGTAGCATCAACCAGTGAGATTGCACAAACTAAAACTAACCCCATTAATATTCCGTAGGTACCAGATGTATTAAAAACCATCAAACACATGGGACCAATTGATAATTGTAGCAACATCCCAAATTTAAGACCTTTTATGAGCATATAGTCACCTCTAGAGTTATACCATTAAATAGCTACATTTTTATCTTTTAACTATCGTTAAGATAAGTTATCACAAATATTCTAAATTTTATATGAATAATATACCATACTTTAAATAGAATAAAAAGAAATAGAATTTCATTTATGTTAAATTTTTCATAATAAATGCCGATATATAATATATATAAACTAAAGAAGGAAGCGTGATAAAAGTGGTGATTAATGTGACGTAAAGCGAGTGGTGTTGAAGGAGGCGAAGACTATGATGAATATCATATCAAGTATTGTTAATTCCGGGTATATAGTGGATCGGGCAGTGGTTAAAAATACTTCTGTCAACGAAGGTTCTTTTCAAAATGCTTTGCAGGAGGAAAGAGGCAAGATTAAAAAGGTAAGCGAAGCGAGTAGTTTAAAGCCCTATGGCAGAAATGAAATTAATGATGAAGAAAAATATAAGTCAGTCAAAAAAACAACACATCAGGATAGCGCAGTTGCAGTTGCAATGGCAGTGATGAAAAGTACAATAATAGTTAATCCAATTAGATCAGATAGTGAAGTAGAGGATAAAGTAAAACTTATAAACTTAGTAAAGACCAAAAATGCTTATCACATTTAAGGAAGGTAAATAAAACGTGAATACTTATAACTTAATTAAATAAAATCCCTAAGGTACAAGAAAAAATGTAGCTTAGGGATTTTTGAATTTTAATGAAGATTAATTTCTTCTTCACTATTCTTGCTAATATAAATGTCTAAGGCCTTTATTCCTCTTCTCATAAGCTTAACAAAAAGAACAAAGCTATAACTACCTATAGCGATAAACAATAAGATTATGATTAAGTTTATTACAGAAAAAATTGCAACACCCGTCATATTAAATCCCCCTTATTTTATTCTATGAAATTCAAAAAATATGTATCCAAACTTATTGTCATTTTCATCCATATATTAAATATAGACCTCAAGAAGCAAATTATTGACTGGCAATAACTATATTGCACAATATCCTGTTATGATTAGGATTTAACTTAATTAGAACATCGAGAAATAAAAAACAATAGTGAATTAACATAACTTTACATTATGCTCAAGTGCTATATCCCTTCATTAAATTAGTAATTAACAATCAATATTTGCTTTTCTTGCTTGACTACATAACTCTCTGACATTAAGTGTATATGTCTTACCTTCTTTTATAAAGTGAGTTCCACATTGTCTAAACTCAAAACGAGTTCCTTTAGTTATGCACTGCTCTCGGATAGATAAAACCCAATCGTAATTCAGCGGTCTTGCATTTCTATCAGATTCACCACCAACTATAACCAATTCAACATTATCCAAATATTTTTTGATATTTATCTCTTCAATGAGGGGCTGGCAAATTATATTTCTATGTTTTATTGGAAAGGCAGAAAACATAGAGAGTCTAAAGTCCGCTCTGTCTTGATTTTCAATAGTGCAGCCAACAGTCACATTGTCATAGCCATCATTCCAGTCATTTGGAATACAGTGTAAAAACCTTTCAATTCTCTTTGTGAGGAAAATAAAGTTCAAGTCTGAGCGTTCTTTTATCATTTCCCAACATTCGTTTCGCCACTTGTCAGCTTCTTCAATAAGAAAATCTGTAGAAAAGCATAGGTAAACAGTCTGACCTGATTTAATTTTATAGTCACCTTTTTTATTCTTTGCAACAGGTGCATTAAAATTATCTGTTTTTATAATAGTACTTGTATCTACTCCTCTTTTAGCATCACCTTTATGAATATAGCAGTATTTACATCCTTCGCTATATTTATGACAGCCACGCCACGGACTCCACATTGCCATAATAATACCACCTAAAATATAGATTTATCCTACCAGTTAATCAATTATAAATGCTGCTGCTAAATAGTACATATCATAATCCCCTGTATCTCTAAAATTCAGTATATCTTTGACTATACGGTATTCCCCGGTATTCAGACTTCCATAGAGCCAGTTCCAATCTACTGTCCATTCTCTAGTGTCACCAGAAGCCAAGTCATAGCCAATATCATTAAAGCCATAATTACCATCTATAACAACAGGAACCTGATACCATCTTTCATTAATTTTCTTTTCCAACAAAAAGTGTTCACCGTAAATACATTGATTGTCTGATTTATTCTCAAATACTACAATTAGTCCAGTAGAAGATGCCATTTCTTCCTTTACAGTCATAGTAACATCAGGAAAGTTATTGACAGTATCATATGTTGTAGGCTTCCAGTCAGTTGTTTCAGCAGATGGGATTAAATCAGCTGTCTTTCTAATGTGTTCTGGTTCTTTTGCCAAATTGCTATTACCATAATTTCCACATCCTGATAATAGTATTAAATTTATAACCATACAAACAAGTAGACAAAAATACTTTTTCATAGAATCACTCCTTCTACTTGTTAGACTCCAAAAATATGTAAAGGTTCCCTAAACGGTGTAAACCATAATTTTTTCGCTTTTACATCACAATATTCTACTATGATTATGATTTAGCTTAATTAGAACATCGAGAAAGAAAAAATAGTAGTGCGGTAATTATACCTGTAATGATAATCTTATGAAGGCAACCTCCTTTAGTCAATGCACCTAAGTCACCCGTCATGGAACGATTTATTGAGTCCGAGAAATTAATCAGCGGATTTTTTTTATATTCATCTATTTTGCGTTGTTCTTCTTTATCTCTTTGATTCATCATTTCACTTCCTTTATTATTTGGGGAGTTAATCAAGTGTTTTAGAAATCTTTATCGGTAAAAGTTAATGTTACAACTTGAACTAAGTCCATTTGATCAAATCTTGAGGGTTCAAAATAATCTTGCAATGAGTAGCTCTGCATACGAGGACCACTGTCATATACCATGATAGCAACAGGTATTTCTTTGTTTATTTCAATATCCTGAAACTCTCTCAAAAAAGTTTTGGAGGATACCATATATTCACTAGCAACATCTATGTCATTTGTTGTATATGATCCTCTGCCACTGCAATTAATATGAAAATCAATAGTATAATTTTCATTCAGTAATGTTGTAAATGTTCCTGTTAATTTATCAACAGGAATCCTCTCATTCCCTAAAGACATAGCACCTCCACCAATACTTTCCCAATCATCACGATCATTCAAACGATAAACGTTAGCTTCTATAGTGATGGCTTCTTTGGGCGCATTAAAAGTAATAATTTGGGAATTATTCTCCATTCCAAAGGATTGTAATAAGTATGATTCTCTTTCAGTTAATTTAAAAGGAGCAATACCTTCTTTATTCAGCAAAGTAGAGGTATCTTTGTTTCCTAAACAGCCAGCTAATGCTATTACCATAACAACAATTAAAACTACCGAAAAAAATTTCCGCATCTATAATTCCTCCAAATAAAATATAAATGATGATTACTATAAAATATAATCATCATTTATATTTTATATCTCACCTTTATTGGCTTCTATATTCTTTCTATAGCCATCACGCAAACTTCTCAGTTTTTTAGCTACAAAATATTGAGAACAATCTATATTAAAAAATACACCAGCACCTACAACTTTGGATTATAAACATAATGGGAAGCCGACTTGCCTTATCTGACTTTAGTTATGCTCATAATTTAATTTAAAAATTAGAAGCTATAGTTTATCTTTATACCATTAAAGACATTTCACTGTATAATAGAATGGCTGTGAATATAAAATTCTTCCTGACTTGGCTGAAATTTCTTTTCCATTTTTTCTAGGCTCTCATCAAAGCGCTTGGCTTCTTGTTCGTCTATCTTCATCACAGGGCTGTCATAATAAACCCATTTTCTCCCGTCCAAAGCCTCCGGCTTCAGTTCTTTTGCCATCATTGCTGCTGGGAATGTTTCATTTTCAAGACAGATATTGTACTTTTTACAGCTTTTAAAGCCAAGGCTTACATAATTGCTAGGGTTTCCAAATATTACAATCACATCATAACCAAGTGAAACAGCCTGTTCAAAAGAATGCTCTATAAGCATTTTACCGTAACCCATTCTTTGGTATTCCGGAATAATGCAAACCGGACCGAAGGTAAGGATTTCTTTTTCTTCCCCAGACTCATCAACCAGTTTTGCTTTTGTGTACATTATATTCCCGATGATCTGATTATCAACTTCAATCACTAAATCTAACGCCGGTACAAAGTCCTTGTGAGATCGCATAACATGAACTAAATAGTGTTCATTGCACCCCGGAATATATAAATTCCAAAAAGATTTTCTCGTGATTTCTTCTACTCTCTCATAATCTGTTTCTTTTTCATTCCTAATCTTAACCATTTTGTTCATTTATAAACCTCCTATAATTTATAGTTCAATATTCTGTTTATTATCCTTCACTTCATAAAATATATTAAGATGTACCATAACTAACGTTAAAACATCTATTACATTCATCTCGATAAATTGGAATTTGTCAAGTACACCTTATGCTAATAAAGTGTACTAAGGAGAATGCTCATTTAGATATCGTTTAATTCTTTACCTTATTTTTCCTTCTTCGTATCTGCTCATCTTTAACTCCTCCTCTAAATTTTTCGACATTATAATATGGCCAATTATATTACAGCTTCAGCCACAAAGCAGGGCGAATACCGCCTTTACACATGCCTTGGCTGAGATTGCCTTTCAATATATTGTTTCCTTGGATACTTATATTACCGTCACCGTGGACATATACGGCCTTTATATTAACGCGCCCAGACGACCGAAGCCACCACCACCATATCCCACTTTTGTAATCCGCGACAGGATGTCGCGACTATTGCGTGTAGTTTCAGAGAACGTCCTCGCACTCAAGACTTTCTCAGCCCCAGATAGCTCTTATCTTAGGCTTAGAAATGTGCTTTGGCTTCAACTTTTAAAAAGGAATCCCCCTAACCTGCCAAAGCGAACTTGAGTGCATTGTTAGATAATGTTGTGTACGGAAATTATCAATACCCATGACTCAATCGATTTTATTGCATAATAGAAGAACATTACGAGTCTATTATTTCACTATATTTATAAAAACTCGTAATAACCACATACCCAAGTATTATTTGAAATAATGGCACAGAACCTGAAACATATCTCGCAAACTGTACTACCGGATATACTATTATATTTTGTAAAAATTGAATACCATTATAAATCCGTATATAGGTTAGAGCAAAATATAATGATGGCATTCCAACTGAAATTAATTTAGGTAAATTGATTTTCCACTTTCCTTCTTTTCCTATTTCTTTAATTATATGCTCTAATCCCAAAACCACCCCAATACATACATGAATAAGCACACTAATCACCATATAGCAATAGTTAACACGAAGTTCTTGTTCTGAATATGCTATAGACAGATTTCCGACATACACTTTTATAGTTATAATGAAAAGTATTAGTATAATATAAAGCAGATATTTTAACCAATCTTTTATTTTCATGATTTCCCCCTTAATTTAACTAATACTACGCAATTTGCTACTAGTACGCAATATCATCTAACGTCTCGCATTGCCGAAGCCTGTCTCCCAGCGAAAAGGTGAAACAAAATAACCTCAACAAAGCGTACCTACTTCTTAATGACAAGACATTTCGGAGTCTCATGACCATCCAAAAATTCTAAGTGTGCTATATTTAATTCATTTATATTAATAAATTCAACATTTACTGATTTATGTTCACCTAACCAGATGCTCCATATTTCAACCTCATCTAAGGTTTTTAACTGTTCTTTCAAATAATCAATAAGTTTTTTGCCCTTAGTTCTGTATATCCCCATTTTAACTCTGAAAAATATTGTTTGCTTGAATATTCTTTTGCATATTCAGAAGAGTAATACATATCATGATTAATCTCCATTTCATCCAAGTGTTCTTTTTTATCACAAATTAGTATAAATTTTTTATCTCTATCTATTTTGTCATTGATTATAAAATCACTAAGTTTTATGTCTCGTTTTAGTGCCTCAGTAATAGATATAAATTCTATATATGGATTTTTAACTTCCTTTAATAATATATCACTTGCTAAAAATTGGAATAAACTCATATTTTCCTCCTACACAATAGTCGTATTTTTCATCTGATGTTCAGTAACATTAAACAAAACAACTGACCTCAAAGTCCTGCCCTGACATTGTGATGTCAACTAACTACGGGACTCCTGACACTTATGAGTGAGGTATTCAGTTTTTCAACTTATAATTATACATAGTAGTACTATAAGAAAACTTATAGAAAAAATTCAAAGCTGATCTTGTACAGGCAATAGAAGTTCAGTAGAAAATTAATATAAAGTAAAAAATAATATAATAATTTAAAATATTATATCAATAATATACCATATTGTAGAAGTGAGGAGAATAGAGTAGATTTGAAAATTTAGGTGGAGGGATAACTTTCAATTCGACTTGGAGCCAAAGGGCGGAGAAGTGAAAGTTATCCCTCCACCTAAATGAGCAGACTTATGTGATATACAAAAAACAAAAAGTATAGAAGGTTTTTAAGGGTAGCTAAAGGCCTGGCAGCTTTTTTGTCCAGATCAGGTTAGGATTAATCAGAACCAGTAAAAAAGTAAATCCAACATAAGAAAAACCAGAATGGCTCATGTAGATTCTTACTCAATAATTTTATAATCTATTACTTTGAGATAATGATATTATCAAAATACGTTTTCTGACCATTTCTATATATACTTATTGTATCGATAGCATCATTCAAGAAAATTTCATAGATTTTCATATTCTCTAATTCCTTGTCTTGATACGCTGAGGTATATAATTCATCAAAATATATATTTGCAATATTTTTGTCATCGTTTATTTTGACATTCTCAAAAAAAATTAATTTTTCACCTTCCGTTATAGTACTTCCGTTCAGAAATAAATAGTGATGTCCATTACTTGTATATATTTGAAATATTCCATTACTTCTTATATAACTATCAATAGAAGTTCTTAGCTCGTGGCTAAGTTTTTCAGGGTTGAGAGGCTCTAATCTTGATGTTACAATTTTCTCTTTTGTACACCCTGAGGTAATAAATAATATTAATACTAAAACCCACAAATACCTTCTTCTCATTATAATTATCTCCCAAATCATCTCAATTTCTTCAAAATTCCTACATGCATGCCCAAAGCAAC
It includes:
- a CDS encoding DUF5131 family protein, which translates into the protein MAMWSPWRGCHKYSEGCKYCYIHKGDAKRGVDTSTIIKTDNFNAPVAKNKKGDYKIKSGQTVYLCFSTDFLIEEADKWRNECWEMIKERSDLNFIFLTKRIERFLHCIPNDWNDGYDNVTVGCTIENQDRADFRLSMFSAFPIKHRNIICQPLIEEINIKKYLDNVELVIVGGESDRNARPLNYDWVLSIREQCITKGTRFEFRQCGTHFIKEGKTYTLNVRELCSQARKANIDC
- a CDS encoding carboxymuconolactone decarboxylase family protein, producing MNKNPLEIIQKNDEELFNTITASRALAFKESTLPLKEKLLIALALDASHGAVDGVKTLAKRAIEAGASKEEIMDTLRVTYFISGVGSIYTAARALEELFS
- a CDS encoding DUF6273 domain-containing protein, which gives rise to MWWWWLRSSGRVNIKAVYVHGDGNISIQGNNILKGNLSQGMCKGGIRPALWLKL
- a CDS encoding GNAT family N-acetyltransferase, with product MVKIRNEKETDYERVEEITRKSFWNLYIPGCNEHYLVHVMRSHKDFVPALDLVIEVDNQIIGNIMYTKAKLVDESGEEKEILTFGPVCIIPEYQRMGYGKMLIEHSFEQAVSLGYDVIVIFGNPSNYVSLGFKSCKKYNICLENETFPAAMMAKELKPEALDGRKWVYYDSPVMKIDEQEAKRFDESLEKMEKKFQPSQEEFYIHSHSIIQ
- a CDS encoding immunoglobulin-like domain-containing protein codes for the protein MKKYFCLLVCMVINLILLSGCGNYGNSNLAKEPEHIRKTADLIPSAETTDWKPTTYDTVNNFPDVTMTVKEEMASSTGLIVVFENKSDNQCIYGEHFLLEKKINERWYQVPVVIDGNYGFNDIGYDLASGDTREWTVDWNWLYGSLNTGEYRIVKDILNFRDTGDYDMYYLAAAFIID
- a CDS encoding MBL fold metallo-hydrolase; its protein translation is MNQSFYCLDLGITKCYLLACADGYLLIDTGYSSDYHKFVKIMNKLGIVLSKIKYLLLTHHHDDHAGFAAHLVKAAGCRLIVHKNAVVPLKNGVSLDSMSPVNKRIKFVFSAFLLFHKNFEYPSVDLSNSDVIISDDQSEILRQIGINGKIIYTPGHTDDSISVVLDNGNAFVGDAAMNFLQWCGIKYRPIYIDNIEEVYKSWNRLKEYGAKKIYPAHGKPFLINKLFTSQTLD
- a CDS encoding LysE family translocator, yielding MLLQLSIGPMCLMVFNTSGTYGILMGLVLVCAISLVDATYIALAGCGVAAVLKNTRIQQFIKIFGCLILTLFGFNIIINVFNYSILPSIQLFSNMSAKNIFFYGILLTASNPLTVIFWSGVFSAEAIDKKMDKYQLILFGIGCILATVIFLSGIALAGSVINTFLSQLLLDILNVIVGLVMIGFGLKLVLKKGV
- a CDS encoding HAD family hydrolase yields the protein MIGAVIFDMDGVIIDSEPIHFEVDEATMNDSGVTITKEELDKYVGMTSPEMWAELKVPYDLKQTVEAILDSQLKAKIERINTMTIAPIEGITELLHTLAVHNIQIALASSSAMPFIKAVLTKFNILDYFSVIVSGEEVPQGKPAPDIYIKTAELLHLKSDQCVVIEDSKNGTLAAKSAGMKCIGFCNPNSGNQDLSKADITVDSIKDINLAYLNAL